The Streptomyces sp. NBC_00236 DNA window GGACGTGAGCGTGCCGGGGGCGGGCGACGCGGCCTGCGCGGTGCCGGTCGTGGTGACCACCATCAGGGCGGCGCCGAGCAGGGCGAGGGGGACAGTTCTCTTCATGGACGATCTCTCTTCTCGGAAGGGGTGGGGCTTCTCGAAGGGTGGGAGACAGGGGGAGGCGCGCCCGGCTACGGAATGTTCAGGGAACAGACCGCGCTGCTTGCCTCGAAGATCCGCAGATCCTTGATCATCCTGAGCGCGACGCGGTGGTGGCCGCGCTCGTTGGGGTGGAGTCCGTCACTGAGGAGGGACAGGGGGACCTGGCCGTCGTTGCCGTCCAGCCAGTCGTTGTAGTGGTCGATGAAGACGGCGTTCTGCTGTGCCGCGACCTCGCCCATGACCCGCGCGTACTGCGAGAGGTTCACCCGGCCCGGCCACTTCGCCGGATCGACGGGGTTGGGTGACTGGAGCACCGGCACCGGGGAGCCGGGCAGCGCCCGCACCGAGCCCACGAGCGAGACGAGGTTGGCCCGGTAGGCGTCGAGGCCGAGGCCGGCCGTCGCGATGTCGTTCGTACCGATCATGATCGACACGATGTGCGGCGAGAAGGCGGTGACCCGCTCGCCGAACCGCGCGACGAGTTCGGCGCTGGTCGCGCCGCTCACCCCGGAATCGACCATGAAATCGCGGTTCTTCGGCTTGCCCAGCTCCCAGCGCACCCGCTCCATCCAGTGCTCCGGGTAACTGCGCCGGCCATGGGTGTGCAGTGCGCCGTGGGTGATGCTGTCACCGGTGATGACCCAGGTGGCCGGGGTGTTGCTGTTGAGGATCGTGGAGATCCGGCCCAGGTCCGCGAGATCGGGGCGCGGGCTCTGCGCGACCAGCTCGGTCTCGCTCAGCACCCGGTCCCAGACCGCGGCCCGCTCGATGGCGCCGGTGAAGAACCACTCGCCGCCGGGGTGGTCGCTGTCGGTGTTGCGCCCCAGGGAGAGGGCGGTCGGCCCGGTGACGTTCTTGAAGAAGGCGTGCTGCGCCGTCTCGAAGACGGGGCGCCCGCCGGCGGACAGCCTGGTGCCCGACCCGTCGACGGTGACGGCGACGGTGTGGCGCAGGCCGTCGTCGTACCGTGTCCTGGTCATGACATTTATAAGGACGGTGCCCTTCTCGCGTACGGAGAACTGAAGGGCGCCGCCGCTCAGGTTCAGCGTGATGTTGGAGGAGGGGGCGGTGGGGTCCGAGGCGCTGAGCAGGGTCATCGCCTGGTTGTGGCTGGTGGTGCGGAAGGTGACGACGATGGTTCCCGTGGTGAGCGGGGCGAGTACGCCGGCCCGGTTCGACAGGTCGACGTACTCGCTCCCGTCCAGGTCCACAGGGGTGTTGTGGTCCAGGATCGGGTCGCTGCCCGAAGGGGCGGCGAAGGCGCGGCCACCGAGCTGGGTGCTCAGGGCTGCCGCGCCGGCGGCAAGAAGCATGGATCGTCTTCGCACGGAAGGTGCCTCCGGTCAGGAGTGGCCGGCCTGCCCCGACGGCAGGCCTGCGAACAGGGAGGCCACCCAGGCCAGTTGCTCCCGCTGCTGGTACTCCGCCCCGCCCTCGTGCCCGTTGAACGCGTAGATCCGCACGTCCTTGGGCCCGGCGTAGCCGTTGTAGGCGGTGAAGCAGGTGGAGGGCGGGCAGATGTCGTCCATCATCGCGATGGAGAACAGTGCGGGGGCCGTGGCCCGGGTGGCGAGCAGTGCGGCGTCGAAGTACGACAGGGTGGCGAAGACGGACTCGGTGCGGTCGCGGTGGAGCTTGAGGTACTCGGCGATCTCGGTGAACGGCGGCCGCGCCGAAATCTCGGCCCCACGCCGGAAGTTGCAGAGGAACGGCACGTCCGGCATCACCCCCGCCAGTCCGGGAACGAGCCCGGCGACGGCCAGTGCGATGCCGCCGCCCTGGCTCACGCCGGTCACCACGATCCGGTCCGGATCGATCTCGGGCCGGGTGCGCACCGCGTCGACGCAGCGCACGGCATCGGTGAACAGCCGCCGGTAGTAGTAGGTTTCGGGGCTCTCGATGCCCCGGGTGAGGAAGCCGGGTACGGCTCCGGACGCGCCGCCGTCCGGATCGGCGGTGTCGCCACCCGCCGCCGACCAGCCCTGGCCGCGGGTGTCCGTGAGCAGGTGGGCGTAACCGGCCGACGCCCACAGCAGGTTCTCGTGCGCCAGGCCCCGCCCGCGGCCGTAGCCCAGGAACTCCACGACGCAGCCGAGCGGTTCGCTCGCCCCGGCCGGCATCCGCAGCCAGCCGCGCACGGGCTGCCCGGCGAAGCCGGGGACCGTCACGTCGTACGTACGGACCTGGGTGAGCCCGGTCTCCACCGCCGTGAACGAGGGCTTGTCCGCCGCGCAGGACCGGGCCTCGTCCAGGGTCCGCGACCAGAAGGCGTCGAAGTCCGCCGGAACGGGGAGCGTCGGCCGGTAGTCGCGGCAGTCCGCGAGCGAGAGGTCCGTGAACGGCATGGGGGTGCCCTCCTGGGGCGCAGCGGGAAGTGCCAGGTGCGAAGGGTGCACCGAACATCAGACGGATGACGTCAGATGTCCTGTCGGCACACGGACCCTAGGCACCCACCGCAGGGGGCGTCAAGGGTCCGTCCGGCTCGCTACGCCCGCTCGGGACGGTCCGGGCGCGCGGCTCAGCGCCGGGCGCGGGCCTCGGTGATGCGGCGCCGGACCGGGGCGTAGTGCTCACCGAGCGCCTTGATGAACCCGGCGCTGTCGCCGGCCCGGGCCGCGTCCACGATGTTCTGGTGGGCGGCGATCGTCTCCGTCTCGTCGCTGTGCGTGAAGCCGTCCAGATGCGGCGCGACGATCGTGTAGACGTCCCAGAACGCCATCGAGAGCTGACCGATCAGGTCGTTGCCGAGCGGGGCGACGAGCAGGGCGTGGAAGGCGCGGTCGGCGTCGACGAATCCGTGACCCTCCTGGGCGCCGGTCTCGCGCATGGTGGTCACCAGGCCGTCCAGGGTGTCCAGCTGGTCCGGGGTGAGCAGGGAGACGATCCGCTCGGCCATCCCGCGCTCGAAGAGCTCGCGCACGTCGACCAGGTCGGACATCACCTGGAAGTCGTCGTCGGGCGAGAGCAGCCCGCGGAAGGTGAGGCTCTCCACCAGGGCGGACAGGCTCAGCCGGCCGACGTAGGTGCCGTGCCCGTGCCGGAC harbors:
- a CDS encoding GDSL-type esterase/lipase family protein; the encoded protein is MLLAAGAAALSTQLGGRAFAAPSGSDPILDHNTPVDLDGSEYVDLSNRAGVLAPLTTGTIVVTFRTTSHNQAMTLLSASDPTAPSSNITLNLSGGALQFSVREKGTVLINVMTRTRYDDGLRHTVAVTVDGSGTRLSAGGRPVFETAQHAFFKNVTGPTALSLGRNTDSDHPGGEWFFTGAIERAAVWDRVLSETELVAQSPRPDLADLGRISTILNSNTPATWVITGDSITHGALHTHGRRSYPEHWMERVRWELGKPKNRDFMVDSGVSGATSAELVARFGERVTAFSPHIVSIMIGTNDIATAGLGLDAYRANLVSLVGSVRALPGSPVPVLQSPNPVDPAKWPGRVNLSQYARVMGEVAAQQNAVFIDHYNDWLDGNDGQVPLSLLSDGLHPNERGHHRVALRMIKDLRIFEASSAVCSLNIP
- a CDS encoding FadR/GntR family transcriptional regulator; protein product: MSGTRPGRQLLRQEVVDGIKRYILEKRLRPGDPLPTEPALCEALGASRSSVREAVKILNALDIVEVRHGHGTYVGRLSLSALVESLTFRGLLSPDDDFQVMSDLVDVRELFERGMAERIVSLLTPDQLDTLDGLVTTMRETGAQEGHGFVDADRAFHALLVAPLGNDLIGQLSMAFWDVYTIVAPHLDGFTHSDETETIAAHQNIVDAARAGDSAGFIKALGEHYAPVRRRITEARARR
- a CDS encoding acetylxylan esterase; translation: MPFTDLSLADCRDYRPTLPVPADFDAFWSRTLDEARSCAADKPSFTAVETGLTQVRTYDVTVPGFAGQPVRGWLRMPAGASEPLGCVVEFLGYGRGRGLAHENLLWASAGYAHLLTDTRGQGWSAAGGDTADPDGGASGAVPGFLTRGIESPETYYYRRLFTDAVRCVDAVRTRPEIDPDRIVVTGVSQGGGIALAVAGLVPGLAGVMPDVPFLCNFRRGAEISARPPFTEIAEYLKLHRDRTESVFATLSYFDAALLATRATAPALFSIAMMDDICPPSTCFTAYNGYAGPKDVRIYAFNGHEGGAEYQQREQLAWVASLFAGLPSGQAGHS